The Salinigranum marinum genome contains a region encoding:
- a CDS encoding queuine tRNA-ribosyltransferase tRNA-guanine transglycosylase encodes MRFYVPEWDDRVDADYDFLHDEHSTLGTDERDLAYIWDLFDRQTTPIDGVLLSREQAEESATKAERLTENGIYNAPKLDIPTWLPTISDCGAWGYKSLPFPPYDNAEMLDFYEQLGVTTGVTIDHLVLGAGHTARLYLNKRAFSGEFSKSDLQAELTDAVDVMVDTWPNGDQSSARTWPSYVESEEPSIYGVTDVHPFTEDDFAGDVDAILDRLRDDPRAVYRDDDMQYRYDLTLRNARDMAERYEAGDYSFRLMAAVQGWDPESYVEATKEVLNLGYQYVGIGGVAGSREEDVEEIVTAIGNEIKTFERELGTRVDTHVFGFAKTGAFETIGRTGMTSFDSASMLRAAWTGGQNYHLDSDDRYDAVRVRYPTHRDDLPTSIQKALRGQEMLYALRAFGRNESIADALWTWYDRAEQALAGIEPYLREHRHDDRFDVPYIQDTEEAFRSGYEHGRAFRASFGDPLSTKLVKLLRDDDPEDPIAFAEYEDHLRTATDIFEDWTPTRVEDITNRETDAVGTLEALWPLVEAYATWPPIDDGDLLDEYRELLNARPWERCDCPICEEFGIEVAIFRGNNRNRRRGFHNTRRFYDQFERELPKLLVVTRPSTSLMGAGTVEDYLRDDRPAFWNAVHDLPVAEIGTMTANGFHEWWADRPGIVSFEPGRLADELISAGERYQDVFIDGRHWTPDESVRERLAEVDCTLHVCDEPSELRSSVLNRLRYGEQFLPQYLVQSGLTEY; translated from the coding sequence GTGAGGTTCTACGTGCCCGAGTGGGATGATCGGGTCGATGCCGATTACGACTTCCTGCACGACGAGCACTCGACGCTCGGGACTGACGAGCGCGACCTTGCGTACATTTGGGACCTTTTCGATCGACAGACGACCCCGATCGACGGTGTGCTCCTCTCCCGAGAACAGGCCGAAGAAAGCGCAACGAAAGCAGAGCGCTTGACCGAGAACGGGATCTATAACGCTCCGAAACTCGATATTCCGACATGGCTGCCGACGATCAGTGATTGCGGTGCGTGGGGATACAAATCGCTCCCGTTCCCTCCCTACGACAACGCCGAGATGCTTGATTTCTACGAGCAACTCGGTGTGACGACCGGTGTCACGATCGATCACCTCGTGCTCGGCGCTGGCCACACTGCACGGCTATACCTGAATAAGCGGGCGTTCAGTGGTGAGTTCAGTAAATCGGATTTGCAAGCCGAGTTGACGGATGCGGTCGACGTGATGGTCGATACCTGGCCGAACGGGGACCAGAGTTCGGCTCGAACGTGGCCGTCGTACGTCGAGTCTGAAGAACCCTCCATCTACGGCGTAACTGACGTCCACCCGTTCACCGAGGACGACTTCGCAGGGGATGTCGATGCGATCCTCGACCGCCTTCGTGACGACCCGAGGGCAGTCTACCGGGACGACGATATGCAGTATCGGTACGATCTGACGCTCCGAAACGCTCGAGACATGGCCGAGCGCTACGAGGCAGGCGACTACTCGTTCCGTCTAATGGCGGCCGTCCAAGGATGGGATCCGGAATCGTACGTCGAAGCGACGAAAGAGGTCTTGAACCTCGGGTATCAATACGTCGGTATCGGCGGCGTTGCGGGGAGTCGCGAGGAAGACGTCGAAGAGATCGTTACAGCAATCGGAAACGAAATCAAGACCTTCGAACGAGAGCTGGGGACCCGCGTCGATACACACGTCTTCGGGTTCGCCAAGACCGGTGCCTTCGAGACGATCGGTCGGACTGGGATGACGAGTTTCGACAGCGCGAGTATGCTCCGCGCCGCGTGGACTGGTGGGCAGAACTATCATCTCGACAGCGACGACCGATACGACGCCGTTCGCGTCCGATATCCGACTCACCGTGATGATCTCCCGACGAGTATTCAGAAAGCACTCCGCGGACAGGAGATGCTCTATGCGCTCCGGGCGTTCGGTCGCAACGAATCTATCGCCGACGCGCTCTGGACGTGGTACGACCGTGCGGAACAGGCACTGGCGGGTATCGAACCGTATCTCCGTGAACATCGACACGACGATCGCTTCGATGTCCCCTACATTCAGGACACAGAGGAGGCATTCCGCTCGGGATACGAACACGGACGGGCATTCAGAGCGAGTTTCGGAGATCCGCTGAGTACGAAACTGGTCAAACTGCTCCGAGACGACGATCCGGAGGATCCGATTGCGTTTGCCGAGTACGAGGACCACCTTCGGACTGCCACTGATATCTTCGAGGACTGGACGCCGACCCGCGTTGAGGACATCACAAACCGGGAGACGGATGCGGTCGGGACATTAGAAGCTCTCTGGCCGCTCGTCGAAGCGTATGCCACGTGGCCCCCGATCGACGACGGTGACCTCCTCGACGAGTACCGGGAACTGCTCAACGCACGGCCATGGGAGCGGTGTGACTGTCCTATCTGCGAAGAGTTCGGGATCGAGGTCGCGATATTCCGTGGGAACAATCGGAACCGACGTCGTGGATTCCACAACACACGGCGATTCTACGACCAGTTCGAGCGAGAGCTCCCGAAACTACTCGTCGTGACGCGTCCGTCGACCTCACTAATGGGTGCTGGAACTGTCGAAGACTACCTCCGAGATGATCGACCTGCGTTCTGGAACGCAGTTCATGACCTTCCAGTCGCAGAAATCGGGACGATGACCGCAAATGGGTTCCACGAATGGTGGGCCGACAGGCCTGGAATCGTCTCCTTCGAACCCGGTCGACTGGCCGACGAACTCATCTCTGCGGGAGAACGGTATCAAGACGTATTCATCGACGGCCGACACTGGACTCCCGATGAATCGGTTCGCGAGCGACTCGCGGAGGTGGACTGCACCTTGCACGTGTGTGATGAACCGAGCGAGCTTCGATCCAGTGTACTGAACCGACTCAGATACGGGGAACAGTTTCTTCCCCAGTATCTCGTTCAATCGGGATTGACGGAGTACTGA
- a CDS encoding tRNA-guanine transglycosylase, translated as MLYRQRTLDTPHGPLETPVLFPVRNIGKRSSDNTPEYADSIPDLRTAMVNARSIRQRDPQWDRLRAGATLREEMGVPSNTILFADSGGFDFHAATVDTTPARTLETQNQLDADIYGTVDLPLSRENRAAKNQRRIEQSTRFAIEASDTHDGDALLFASVHGYDPETVGNVVRYLERHGDFDGYALGSMVPIRTDYEKVTKLILAARRATDKHLHVYGLGGIVYQPLLLYLGVDSFDSSAFIRSAGNRNYLVPGFGGTELHQIEELEHLPCSCPVCWSRSLSTIRENRDLLTEHNLWSLVTELRRFRYMAASGEDIESYLDLRFSGNEVTQRAYRIAKQQVRRLT; from the coding sequence ATGTTGTACCGACAACGAACACTCGACACTCCCCACGGACCCTTGGAAACACCGGTTCTGTTTCCCGTGCGGAACATCGGGAAGCGGTCGAGTGACAACACCCCAGAGTACGCCGACAGTATCCCAGACCTCCGGACTGCGATGGTCAATGCCCGGTCAATCCGGCAACGCGACCCTCAGTGGGACCGTTTGCGGGCGGGCGCGACCCTCCGAGAAGAGATGGGGGTCCCGAGTAATACCATTCTCTTCGCGGACAGCGGAGGCTTTGACTTCCATGCCGCAACTGTCGATACCACCCCAGCACGAACCTTAGAAACCCAAAACCAACTCGACGCAGACATCTACGGAACAGTTGATCTGCCTCTCTCGCGAGAGAATCGTGCCGCTAAGAATCAACGTCGAATCGAACAGAGTACCAGATTCGCGATCGAAGCGAGCGACACACACGATGGGGACGCACTTCTCTTCGCGAGTGTCCATGGCTACGACCCAGAAACAGTCGGTAATGTGGTGCGCTATCTGGAGCGTCACGGCGACTTCGATGGGTATGCCCTCGGCAGTATGGTCCCGATTCGGACGGATTACGAGAAAGTAACTAAGCTGATACTTGCTGCCAGACGGGCGACTGACAAACACCTCCACGTATACGGGCTAGGAGGGATCGTTTATCAGCCACTATTACTATATCTTGGAGTCGACAGTTTCGACTCCTCAGCTTTTATCCGAAGCGCAGGAAATCGGAATTATCTCGTACCTGGATTCGGTGGTACGGAATTACACCAAATCGAGGAGTTAGAGCACCTCCCTTGCTCATGTCCGGTCTGTTGGTCCCGGTCACTCTCGACGATACGGGAGAATCGAGACCTCTTGACCGAACATAACCTCTGGTCACTGGTTACCGAACTCCGCAGATTCCGGTATATGGCGGCGAGTGGGGAAGACATCGAGTCGTATCTTGATCTTCGATTCAGCGGGAACGAAGTGACCCAGCGGGCGTACCGAATTGCCAAACAGCAAGTCCGGAGGCTCACATGA
- a CDS encoding BREX system ATP-binding domain-containing protein, whose translation MTETPFTITDEPRDYSQFGLEVNPFPYSPVPDDDPELYCGQEHATRAISDTVSTMLSTGKSKHLVITGKYGNGKSHTLKYTRSLVRDRDDVVVGYVAQPGEGFRDIYHEFMYDLGFDRVQTLAYEFLTVVTRDVTEEEPSDAKDTRRLIDDGEVLLSELVPTAIQRLNDVTKFADFSRAIVHMIYEDTNLYSWQWLTAEGIRYEQRKEMEIHSALDDDTSSVRAFTALKNLLLELGYTGVFVFVDEFESIARLSPKDEQTTLNSIRHLMDQNSHGLCILFGCAPEVWQDVMSEYHAFSERIGQEVALRPLTDEHIVNLVSSYLDSARSDSGAGIDPFERECLQLIHQRSQGNVRQAISLCSRVLDAAVDDGKATVEGEYVQNVLTNGE comes from the coding sequence ATGACTGAAACACCTTTCACAATCACGGATGAACCGCGCGATTACTCCCAGTTCGGACTCGAAGTGAACCCGTTCCCGTACAGTCCGGTTCCGGACGACGATCCCGAGCTGTACTGTGGACAGGAGCACGCCACCCGGGCGATCAGTGATACCGTTTCGACGATGCTGAGCACGGGTAAGTCGAAACACCTCGTCATCACTGGAAAGTACGGCAACGGAAAGTCACACACGCTCAAGTACACCCGGTCGCTGGTCCGCGACCGCGACGATGTCGTCGTCGGGTACGTCGCCCAACCCGGAGAAGGGTTCCGTGACATCTACCACGAGTTCATGTACGACCTCGGGTTCGACCGGGTGCAGACACTTGCGTACGAGTTCTTGACCGTCGTCACACGAGACGTGACTGAGGAGGAACCGAGCGACGCCAAGGATACCAGACGACTCATCGACGACGGTGAAGTCCTACTCTCTGAACTCGTGCCGACCGCGATTCAGCGGTTGAACGACGTCACGAAGTTCGCGGACTTCTCTCGAGCGATCGTCCATATGATCTACGAAGACACCAATCTCTACTCGTGGCAGTGGCTCACCGCCGAAGGAATCCGATACGAGCAACGCAAAGAGATGGAGATTCACAGCGCGTTAGACGACGACACCTCGAGCGTCCGTGCGTTCACTGCACTGAAGAACCTTCTTCTGGAGTTGGGCTATACGGGCGTCTTCGTCTTCGTCGACGAGTTCGAGAGCATCGCGCGACTATCGCCGAAAGACGAGCAGACGACGCTGAACAGTATCCGCCATCTCATGGATCAGAACAGCCACGGGTTGTGTATCCTGTTTGGGTGTGCTCCTGAGGTATGGCAAGACGTAATGAGCGAGTACCACGCCTTTTCCGAGCGGATCGGTCAGGAGGTGGCACTTCGACCGTTGACCGACGAGCACATCGTCAATCTCGTCTCTTCGTATCTGGACTCAGCTAGGTCGGACAGTGGCGCTGGTATCGACCCGTTCGAGAGGGAGTGTCTCCAATTGATCCATCAGCGGTCTCAAGGAAACGTCCGCCAGGCCATTTCGTTGTGTAGTCGAGTCTTGGACGCGGCTGTAGATGACGGTAAAGCGACAGTGGAGGGAGAGTACGTCCAAAACGTCTTGACAAATGGAGAGTGA